The stretch of DNA ATGTGTTCcatttatataatggaatattatttgaaaacaaaaaggaatgaagtatcgATGCATGCTACTACgtagatgaatcttgaaaacattaggccgagtgaaagaagccagccacaaaggACCACATATCGCGTGATTCCATTCACACAAAGTACAACTGCAACTTCAGGACagacaaatccacagagacagggaATAGGTTAGGGCTGGCGGAAAGAAGCAGGAGTGATAGCTAAGGGGTGCAAGGTTTCTTTATGTCTTCGTTTTTCACTTTAggctaatgaaaatgttctaaaattgattttggTGACAGGTGCATAACTCTGTCAACATACTTAAAGCCATTGACTCGTACACTTTCAGTGGATGAATTGTACAAAAcatgtatctcaataaagctattagaaaagaaaaaaagaaagaagacctcTCTGGATCTACTcagttctgctttttgttttgttttgttttgcttttcttttaagacagggtctctcgctctgaggcccaggatggagtgcattggcacaatcctggctcactgcagcctcaacctccatgatcaagtgatcctcctgcctcagactcctgagcatcTGGAACCACAAGCACACATCATCACCTCTGGCCTTAGCTCTGTGTTTCTGAGATTCAGTCTCTCCTGCTCCCTACAAACACCACCCTGTACCTTCCCTGGGACCAAGACTTACATTAAAAAGAAGATGAGGTACAGACAGATACAGAGCAGGGCCATGACACCAGCACCACCAAGGGCTGCAGGAACCACTCCTGTCCCGAGGTTCGATCTCCCTGCAGAAAAGAGGGGCGTGCAATAACTCACTCCCAGGACTCAGACTCTTGTCCTCCCACCTGCTGGGCAACTTGCTCCAGGGCCCTGCTCAGACAGGAGATGAAGAATGCTGTCTCCCCACCACCAGTCCAGCCTCTCTCTCCCACCATCCATCACTCTGGGATCCATGCCCCTCCCCTCAGGCCCCTGCCCTCTGCAATACGCCCCCTGACCTTGCAGCAGCAGGACAGAGCCGCTCTGGGACCCATAGATGTTCCAGGCCTTGCAGCTGACTTTGAGGTCGGAGCTTAGCCCGCCGTGGAGGATCAGGGAGCTGTTGGCCCAGGGCCCAGCTGAGCTGGAGTTGACCTTGAATGAGCCCTGGCTGCTGTTCCCCTCCAGCGGCTTCTCCCCAAGCCGCCAGCACAGGGAGGGGGCCGGCCGGGCTTGAAAGGAGCAGCTGCAGTGcagaccctcagcctcccaggagcAGGAGGGGCCCAGCAACTGTGGgagggctgtggggagggaggacAGAACTCAGCAGGgggcctcttccttctttaatacCATGCAGTTCCTGCTCCAGCTGCCCCCACACTCACAGTAAACTGAGAGATTCAGAAAAATTTGCAGGAAGACCAGCGGGTGCTGAGCGCGGCAGGTGAAGCCTCCTTCTTCTGCAGACCTTACTCGACGAAGCTCCAAGATCCCGGTATTGGAGATGGGGGTGGCGTTCAGGGCAGGGGAGCCCTGGAACCAGCTCAGGTGTGCAGGGGGGTTGCTGGGAGCATCACAGAGCAGCCGCAGAGCCTGGCCCTCTAGGACCGGAAGGTACGAGGTGTTTTGCAGGATCTCTAGGGCTTTGGGGAGAGAAGGGTGGGGAAAGAGAGATGGGGCCAGGGAGGCTGACAGTCCctatccttccctccttcccaggATCCAGATGacatctccctctcctcccctggcCTATGCTGGCTTGATTGCATCCTGGTTCAAAGGCTGGGCCTTTGCACACTCAGGAAACTGACCAAAAGTGTCTGAGTCTCATGTCTCCAGAGGAGGCTCAATATCTCACTGGTACATGCCTGGACTGTGgtggagagaagacagagagcccCCGGTGGCGTTGGGAAATACAGTTCGCTAATGTGACAGGAAATAAGACTGAGGATGCAGGAGTGGAAGGGTGAGAGAAGAACCACAGAGCTGGGCTGACTGAGATGAGAGGGGCGTGGATTGGTCCTTGGTGACTGTGGAAAGAACCAGACCACAGGAGGGATGAGAGATGGGAGGGGTCTAAGGTCTGTTCACTGCTTTGAGCAGAGTGCATGAGTGTGcacctgtgtgcgtgtgtgtgtgtgtgtgtgggtgtacgtacatgtgtgcgtgtgtgggtgtatctgcatgtgtgcgtgtgtatgtgcgtgtgtgcatgtgtgcctgcaCATGGGGCTCACAGAAGGTGGAAGCCAGAAGGCAGTAATTCTCATTCTTGCTCTTCCCAAATCTGATTCCATTCAAGCTCTGATTCTCTACCTCTGCTCAGAGACAGACCCAGAGGTCCCAGCTTCAGAGAGGAGGTCTCTCCTACCTATGCCGTTCCTGAAGATGGTGATGGTCTGTGGAGCATCTGGGATAAAAAGATATAACCTTGGCTTCAGCAGTGAGGAGTGAGATGGGCATGGGCCCAGGAGGTACCCAAAGAGGAGCCACAGAAACCCACCAAGTGGGAAAGGCTGTCCTTCTGTCTCACTCGCCCCAGATCCCAAGGCCTAGATCCACACACAAGGTTTCTCaagttattgttttgtttctctctctcttccttacacacacacacacacacacacctcactccCACTGCCCTTGAGGACtcagctgtgtccccagcaccacTCACAGGAGACATTGAGCTGGACAGTTCTCTCCGTGGTCACCTGAGCTCCTTGGCGTTTCACCTGACAGGTGAGGTTGGTGCCATGGTCCTCGGGCCTGGGGGTGAGGGTGAGCTCCGAGGAGCGGGTGGTCTCCGGGTCCAGGGGGCTGAGGGCATTCCCCGTCCAGGAGAATGTGAGAGGTCGTCCCGCTTCACAGGATCCTGGAAGGCTGCAGCTCAGCCTTGTGGGGCGGCCGGACTCCAGAGGCTCCAGAAAGTGGATGTCGGGTTTCTCTATCAGGGCTGAGGAGGAGACAGGGAGATACCTGGGCCCCAGGGGCTTGAGGACGTAAGGTGTGACCCCGAGAGTGGCCAGGCCTCAGGCCCCGACCTGCCCCAAGTCCTACACCTCCTCCAGCCGCCCCTGCCCAACTCCTGTCCCTGTTCTCATACGGGGGTCTCCACGTCCCGGGGTCCTCTCCTAGGGCCTCTGCCATACCTGTCACCTCCAAGTTCAGCTTATTCTGTTGGTAGCTATGTTTTAcatcccttcctctctccacGTGGAAGAAATAGCTTCCCGTGTCCTCCATTCTGGCATCTCCGATGCTCAGGGAGCAGTTCTTCTTCTGGACATCCCCAAGGAGGCGGAATCGGCCCTGGGTCTCTGGCTTCACTCTTCTGTCTGGGTTGTTTGTGGCCACAACCTCAGCGTAGTATGGGATCCCCCCGTCCCGGAACCAGTAGACGTAGAGTGGGGGAGAGGAATAC from Gorilla gorilla gorilla isolate KB3781 chromosome 20, NHGRI_mGorGor1-v2.1_pri, whole genome shotgun sequence encodes:
- the SIGLEC5 gene encoding sialic acid-binding Ig-like lectin 5 isoform X2, with product MLPLLLLPLLWGGSPQEEPGYELQVQKSVTVQEGLCVLVSCSFSYPWRSWYSSPPLYVYWFRDGGIPYYAEVVATNNPDRRVKPETQGRFRLLGDVQKKNCSLSIGDARMEDTGSYFFHVERGRDVKHSYQQNKLNLEVTALIEKPDIHFLEPLESGRPTRLSCSLPGSCEAGRPLTFSWTGNALSPLDPETTRSSELTLTPRPEDHGTNLTCQVKRQGAQVTTERTVQLNVSYAPQTITIFRNGIALEILQNTSYLPVLEGQALRLLCDAPSNPPAHLSWFQGSPALNATPISNTGILELRRVRSAEEGGFTCRAQHPLVFLQIFLNLSVYSLPQLLGPSCSWEAEGLHCSCSFQARPAPSLCWRLGEKPLEGNSSQGSFKVNSSSAGPWANSSLILHGGLSSDLKVSCKAWNIYGSQSGSVLLLQGRSNLGTGVVPAALGGAGVMALLCICLYLIFFLMVPGRSPGQTALEIKHLLLGMPLPWKNKRNSIMPPLVFLR
- the SIGLEC5 gene encoding sialic acid-binding Ig-like lectin 5 isoform X1, with amino-acid sequence MLPLLLLPLLWGGSPQEEPGYELQVQKSVTVQEGLCVLVSCSFSYPWRSWYSSPPLYVYWFRDGGIPYYAEVVATNNPDRRVKPETQGRFRLLGDVQKKNCSLSIGDARMEDTGSYFFHVERGRDVKHSYQQNKLNLEVTALIEKPDIHFLEPLESGRPTRLSCSLPGSCEAGRPLTFSWTGNALSPLDPETTRSSELTLTPRPEDHGTNLTCQVKRQGAQVTTERTVQLNVSYAPQTITIFRNGIALEILQNTSYLPVLEGQALRLLCDAPSNPPAHLSWFQGSPALNATPISNTGILELRRVRSAEEGGFTCRAQHPLVFLQIFLNLSVYSLPQLLGPSCSWEAEGLHCSCSFQARPAPSLCWRLGEKPLEGNSSQGSFKVNSSSAGPWANSSLILHGGLSSDLKVSCKAWNIYGSQSGSVLLLQGRSNLGTGVVPAALGGAGVMALLCICLYLIFFLIVRARRKQAAGRPEKMDDEDPIMGTVTSGSRKKPWPDSPGDQASPPGDAPPLEEQKELHYASLSFSEMKSREPKDQEAPSTTEYSEIKTSK